The following proteins are co-located in the Flammeovirga kamogawensis genome:
- a CDS encoding SDR family oxidoreductase — protein sequence MLTGKKILITGAAGFIGSNLAEKFLSQDNEVICLDNFSTGKKENIIDFESHPKCKFITGDIRNIDDCKSAVEGVDVVFHQAALGSVPRSINDPITTNEVNISGFLNMLTASKDAGVKRFIYAASSSTYGDHPGLPKEEDRIGKPLSPYAVTKYVNELYADVFFKTYGIETIGLRYFNVFGRKQDPHGAYAAVIPKFVIAMLNGESPVINGDGENSRDFTYIDNVLHANEQAALIINQKAVNEVYNVAFGERTDLKELYSYLQEFLSIYESKVKDIEPTFGPSRQGDVKHSLASIEKAKNLIDYNPQYSIKKGLKEAVEWYYNYLR from the coding sequence ATGTTAACAGGTAAAAAGATATTAATTACTGGAGCTGCAGGTTTTATAGGGTCTAACTTAGCCGAAAAATTTCTTTCACAAGACAATGAAGTTATCTGTCTTGATAATTTTTCAACGGGAAAGAAAGAAAATATTATAGACTTTGAATCACATCCAAAATGTAAATTTATTACAGGTGATATAAGAAATATTGATGATTGTAAGTCTGCTGTTGAAGGTGTTGATGTTGTATTTCATCAAGCAGCATTAGGCTCTGTACCTAGATCAATTAATGATCCGATAACTACAAATGAAGTAAATATATCAGGTTTTCTTAATATGTTGACTGCTTCTAAAGATGCTGGAGTAAAGAGGTTTATTTATGCAGCAAGTTCATCAACTTATGGAGACCATCCTGGTTTACCTAAAGAAGAAGATAGAATAGGGAAGCCACTTTCTCCTTATGCTGTAACAAAATATGTTAATGAATTATATGCAGATGTCTTTTTTAAAACATATGGGATAGAGACAATTGGATTGCGTTACTTTAATGTTTTTGGTAGAAAACAAGATCCTCATGGAGCTTATGCAGCAGTAATTCCAAAGTTTGTAATAGCAATGCTAAACGGAGAATCACCAGTTATTAATGGAGATGGAGAGAACTCTAGAGATTTTACTTACATTGATAATGTACTGCATGCAAATGAACAAGCTGCACTTATAATAAATCAAAAGGCTGTAAATGAGGTGTATAATGTTGCTTTTGGAGAGAGAACAGATTTGAAAGAATTGTATTCTTATTTACAAGAGTTCTTATCAATATATGAATCAAAAGTAAAAGATATCGAGCCAACTTTTGGTCCGTCACGTCAAGGAGATGTTAAACATTCATTAGCGTCAATAGAAAAGGCAAAGAATTTAATTGATTATAACCCTCAATATTCTATAAAAAAAGGGTTAAAAGAAGCTGTAGAATGGTATTATAATTACTTAAGGTAA
- the rfbA gene encoding glucose-1-phosphate thymidylyltransferase RfbA translates to MKGIILAGGSGTRLHPLTLAISKQLMPVYNKPMIYYPLSTLMLAEVREILIISTPDHLPLFQELLGDGQKLGCEFSYAVQEKPEGLAQAFLIAEEFIGNDKVSLILGDNIFYGSGLSSLLQSNNDVIGGCVYAYHVNDPERYGVVEFDDDNKAISIEEKPIKPKSNYAVPGLYFYDNEVVEIAKNIQPSERGELEITSINEEYLKRGKLTVSILNRGTAWLDTGTFASLMQAGEYVRVIEERQGLSVGCIEEVAYRMGYIDQAQLHDLAMPLVKSGYGQYILNLLK, encoded by the coding sequence ATGAAAGGAATAATCTTAGCAGGAGGTTCTGGTACTCGCCTTCACCCTTTAACTCTGGCAATCAGTAAACAATTAATGCCTGTGTATAATAAACCAATGATTTATTATCCATTATCAACATTAATGTTGGCAGAGGTACGTGAAATATTGATTATCTCAACACCTGATCATTTACCATTATTTCAAGAGTTATTAGGTGATGGTCAAAAGTTGGGTTGTGAATTTTCTTATGCTGTTCAAGAAAAACCGGAAGGGCTTGCACAGGCATTTTTAATAGCGGAAGAATTTATTGGAAATGATAAGGTATCTTTAATCTTAGGAGATAATATTTTTTACGGTTCAGGCTTGTCATCTCTACTTCAATCGAATAATGATGTGATAGGTGGTTGTGTATATGCATACCATGTAAATGACCCTGAGCGTTATGGTGTGGTAGAATTTGATGATGATAATAAGGCAATTTCAATTGAAGAGAAACCAATAAAACCAAAATCAAATTATGCAGTACCTGGTTTATATTTTTATGATAATGAAGTTGTTGAAATAGCAAAGAATATTCAACCTAGTGAAAGAGGAGAGTTAGAGATAACTTCAATTAATGAAGAGTACTTGAAAAGAGGAAAATTAACTGTTAGTATCTTGAATAGAGGTACAGCTTGGTTGGATACAGGTACTTTTGCATCGTTAATGCAAGCAGGAGAATATGTTCGAGTGATTGAAGAACGTCAAGGTTTAAGTGTAGGTTGTATAGAGGAAGTAGCATATAGAATGGGGTATATTGATCAAGCTCAATTACATGATTTAGCAATGCCTTTAGTGAAAAGTGGCTATGGACAATACATATTGAATCTTTTGAAATAA
- the rfbC gene encoding dTDP-4-dehydrorhamnose 3,5-epimerase: MEIIPTKLKDCYILQPQVFGDERGYFYESFHAQKFSEVTGLAVTFVQDNQSSSSYGVIRGLHYQKGAAAQAKLVRVISGKVIDVAVDLRPGSSTYGQYEAVELSAENRKQLFVPRGFAHGFSVLSESAEFVYKCDNYYNPNEEGGIIFNDPKLNIDWGIPHGEEVISEKDLKLPRLS; this comes from the coding sequence ATGGAAATTATACCAACGAAACTAAAAGATTGTTATATTCTTCAACCTCAGGTATTTGGTGATGAGAGAGGATATTTTTACGAAAGTTTTCATGCTCAAAAATTTTCTGAAGTGACAGGTTTAGCCGTAACATTTGTGCAGGATAATCAATCATCCTCTTCTTATGGTGTTATTAGAGGCTTGCATTATCAAAAAGGTGCAGCTGCTCAAGCTAAATTAGTTAGAGTTATTTCGGGTAAAGTAATCGATGTAGCTGTTGATTTACGTCCTGGTAGCAGTACTTATGGACAATACGAAGCTGTTGAGTTGAGTGCTGAAAATAGAAAACAGTTATTTGTTCCAAGAGGCTTTGCCCATGGGTTTTCTGTACTTTCAGAATCAGCAGAATTTGTTTATAAATGTGATAATTATTATAACCCAAATGAAGAAGGAGGAATTATTTTTAATGATCCAAAATTAAATATTGATTGGGGAATACCTCATGGAGAAGAAGTAATTTCTGAGAAAGATTTAAAGCTTCCTAGATTGTCTTAA
- the rfbD gene encoding dTDP-4-dehydrorhamnose reductase — translation MQKEILVTGARGQLGSELNYLTNTIEAKFTFVDLDELDITNQQAINIFFRERNFTHCINCAAYTAVDKAETDRDIAYKVNVLGVKNLAEVCKENNIVLFHVSTDFVFDGNQITPYSEEIIPSPISVYGETKLEGENEVIKTMTNYFIIRTAWLYSSFGNNFVKTMLRLANEKDELGVIVDQIGTPTYARDLAKAILLIIDQESAAYGVYHYSNEGVASWYDFAQAIFILSKTNIKVNPLHTSAYPTPAKRPKMSVMDKSKFTTSFNITIPYWQSSLIDCLKVLGDK, via the coding sequence ATGCAAAAAGAAATATTAGTTACAGGTGCAAGAGGTCAGCTTGGATCGGAATTAAATTATCTAACAAATACGATAGAAGCAAAGTTTACGTTTGTAGATCTTGATGAGTTGGATATTACAAATCAACAAGCAATAAATATTTTTTTTAGAGAAAGGAATTTTACACATTGTATAAATTGTGCTGCATATACAGCAGTAGACAAGGCGGAAACTGATCGAGATATAGCTTATAAAGTTAATGTTCTTGGGGTTAAAAATTTAGCAGAAGTGTGTAAAGAAAATAATATTGTTTTATTTCATGTATCTACAGATTTTGTATTTGATGGAAATCAAATTACCCCTTATTCAGAAGAAATTATTCCCTCTCCAATAAGTGTATATGGAGAAACAAAACTTGAGGGAGAAAATGAAGTAATAAAAACAATGACGAATTATTTTATCATTAGAACTGCTTGGTTGTACAGTAGTTTTGGTAATAATTTCGTAAAAACAATGCTTCGTTTAGCGAATGAGAAAGATGAATTGGGAGTAATTGTAGATCAAATAGGTACACCTACTTACGCAAGAGATTTAGCAAAAGCTATTTTATTAATAATTGATCAAGAAAGTGCTGCCTATGGGGTATATCATTATAGTAATGAGGGGGTTGCAAGTTGGTATGATTTTGCACAGGCAATTTTTATTTTAAGTAAAACGAATATTAAAGTTAACCCATTGCATACCTCAGCATATCCTACACCTGCTAAAAGACCTAAAATGAGTGTAATGGATAAATCAAAGTTTACAACAAGTTTTAATATTACAATTCCTTATTGGCAATCTAGTTTAATCGACTGTCTCAAAGTATTGGGTGATAAATAG
- the rfbB gene encoding dTDP-glucose 4,6-dehydratase: MKSSILITGGAGFIGANFVPYFLEKYKEYQLINLDKLTYAGDLANLSEIEENHSRYTFIEGDICDRVLIEELFNKYDIKGVIHFAAESHVDNSITGPEAFIQTNVNGTFTLIDVARKYWMNAPFEYKEEYKNCRFHHISTDEVYGTLGDTGLFTEETPYAPNSPYSASKASSDMIVRSYFHTYGMNVVTTNCSNNYGPKQHKEKLIPTIIRKALTSEPIPIYGDGKNIRDWLYVLDHCKGIDLVYHKGKEGETYNIGGRNERDNLYIVDKICTLLDVKQPLKGGKSYKELITFVKDRPGHDQRYAIDATKLETELGWKADEDFESGIVKTIDWYLEEYR, encoded by the coding sequence ATGAAATCTTCTATATTAATTACAGGTGGAGCAGGCTTTATCGGTGCCAATTTTGTTCCTTATTTTCTAGAGAAATATAAAGAATATCAATTAATTAATCTTGATAAACTAACATATGCAGGTGATCTAGCAAATCTTTCTGAAATAGAAGAGAATCACTCAAGATACACCTTTATTGAAGGAGATATTTGTGATAGAGTATTAATAGAAGAACTCTTCAATAAATATGATATTAAAGGTGTTATTCACTTTGCGGCAGAATCTCATGTAGACAATTCAATTACAGGGCCAGAAGCATTTATTCAGACGAATGTGAATGGTACTTTTACATTAATTGATGTAGCAAGAAAGTATTGGATGAACGCTCCTTTTGAGTATAAAGAAGAATATAAAAACTGCCGTTTTCATCATATTTCTACAGATGAAGTATATGGAACATTAGGGGATACGGGATTATTCACCGAAGAAACACCTTATGCACCTAACAGTCCATATAGTGCATCAAAAGCATCTTCAGATATGATTGTTCGTTCTTATTTTCATACCTATGGTATGAATGTAGTGACTACAAATTGTTCGAATAATTATGGCCCTAAGCAACATAAAGAAAAATTAATTCCTACTATTATTCGTAAAGCACTTACAAGTGAACCAATTCCGATTTATGGAGATGGAAAGAATATTCGTGATTGGTTATATGTTTTGGATCATTGTAAAGGGATAGATTTAGTATACCATAAAGGAAAAGAAGGAGAAACATACAATATTGGAGGACGTAACGAAAGAGATAACCTCTATATAGTAGATAAAATATGTACTTTACTTGATGTTAAACAACCTTTAAAAGGTGGTAAATCTTATAAAGAGTTGATTACCTTTGTAAAAGATCGTCCAGGTCATGATCAAAGATATGCAATTGATGCTACTAAGTTAGAAACTGAATTAGGATGGAAAGCTGATGAAGACTTTGAAAGTGGCATTGTTAAAACTATTGATTGGTATTTAGAAGAATATAGATAA
- a CDS encoding nucleotide sugar dehydrogenase yields the protein MNIKNKKIAIIGLGYVGLPLAVEFGKQGFNVIGFDINEARIKELKDGTDSTLEVSLEEMKEAKGLSYSSNKLDIKDSDIYIVTVPTPIDEYKTPDLTPLKKSSETVGSVLSEGNIVIYESTVYPGCTEEECVPVLEKVSKLKFNKEFYCGYSPERINPGDHVHRVHNIMKVTSGSTPEIAEVVDQLYRSIVTVGTHKAPNLKVAEAAKVIENSQRDLNIAFVNELSKIFEKVGIDTLDVLEAAGTKWNFLPFRPGLVGGHCIGVDPFYLTYKAESIGYHPEVILAGRRINDGMGPYVANQVVKLMVKAGHAIKNSKVLVLGITFKEDCPDIRNSRVIDVIQEFQEFGVDLDVYDPYASKEEVKEEYGIDLIDSIGNNYSAVVLTVAHKEFKALDWSKLKKENTVVYDVKSVLPTEVITDRL from the coding sequence ATGAATATTAAGAATAAAAAAATAGCCATTATTGGTCTTGGATATGTTGGTTTGCCACTTGCTGTTGAATTTGGTAAACAAGGATTTAATGTTATTGGTTTTGATATTAATGAAGCAAGAATTAAGGAGTTAAAAGATGGAACTGATAGTACTTTAGAAGTTAGTTTAGAAGAAATGAAAGAAGCTAAAGGACTTTCATATTCATCTAATAAATTGGATATTAAAGATTCTGATATTTATATCGTAACAGTTCCAACACCTATTGACGAATATAAAACTCCAGATTTAACACCATTAAAAAAGTCTAGTGAGACTGTAGGAAGTGTATTATCGGAAGGTAATATAGTTATTTATGAATCTACTGTATATCCTGGTTGTACAGAAGAAGAATGTGTTCCTGTTTTAGAGAAAGTTTCAAAACTAAAGTTCAATAAAGAATTTTACTGCGGTTATTCTCCTGAAAGAATTAATCCAGGAGATCATGTGCATAGAGTACATAACATCATGAAAGTAACTTCAGGTTCTACACCTGAAATTGCAGAAGTGGTAGATCAATTATATAGATCAATAGTAACAGTAGGTACACACAAAGCACCTAACTTAAAAGTAGCTGAAGCAGCTAAAGTAATTGAAAACTCTCAAAGAGATTTGAATATTGCTTTTGTAAATGAGTTATCGAAAATTTTTGAAAAAGTAGGTATTGATACATTGGATGTATTAGAAGCTGCTGGAACTAAATGGAATTTTTTACCATTTAGACCAGGTTTAGTGGGAGGTCATTGTATTGGTGTTGATCCTTTCTATTTAACTTATAAGGCGGAATCAATAGGATACCACCCAGAAGTTATTCTTGCAGGAAGAAGAATTAACGATGGAATGGGGCCTTATGTAGCCAATCAAGTAGTTAAATTAATGGTGAAAGCTGGACATGCGATAAAGAATTCTAAGGTATTAGTATTAGGAATTACCTTTAAAGAAGATTGTCCAGATATTAGAAATTCAAGAGTGATTGATGTTATTCAAGAGTTTCAAGAATTTGGGGTTGATTTGGATGTATATGATCCTTATGCTTCAAAAGAAGAAGTAAAAGAGGAATACGGTATTGACTTAATAGATTCAATTGGTAATAATTATTCAGCAGTTGTACTTACAGTAGCCCATAAAGAATTTAAAGCATTAGATTGGTCTAAGCTGAAGAAAGAGAATACAGTGGTATATGATGTAAAAAGTGTTTTACCAACAGAAGTAATTACAGATAGACTTTAA
- a CDS encoding DegT/DnrJ/EryC1/StrS family aminotransferase, giving the protein MSRISREEIGKIQMVDLHTQYKNIKEDVDKGIQEVIDSCAFINGPAVKSFAKELATYNNVNHAVPCANGTDALQVAMMAVGLKPGDEVLVPVHTYVATAEVIALLQLDPVFVDVDPELFTIDVKQMESKITSKTKAIVPVHLYGQCADMEAIMKIANKHNLFVIEDTAQAIGAEYTFSDGSVKKAGTIGHIGCTSFFPSKNLGCYGDGGAMLINDEKLANTARMIASHGQSIKYHHDIVGCNSRLDTLQAAVLRVKLPHLDTYNKNRQKVANKYNKAFAQVQEIETPQNAENSTHVYHQYTLKVNNVDRDQLKEKLQEKGVPSMIYYPVPLHFQKAYCKSEFNEGSFPVTEQLSKVVLSLPIHTEMQENQQDYIIQSVLESINELA; this is encoded by the coding sequence ATGAGTAGAATATCAAGAGAAGAGATAGGGAAAATCCAAATGGTGGATTTACATACTCAATATAAAAATATTAAAGAGGATGTAGATAAAGGTATTCAAGAAGTAATAGATTCATGTGCTTTTATTAATGGTCCTGCTGTGAAATCTTTTGCTAAAGAGTTAGCAACTTACAATAATGTAAATCATGCTGTTCCATGTGCAAATGGAACTGATGCATTACAGGTGGCGATGATGGCTGTTGGTTTAAAGCCTGGTGATGAAGTTTTAGTACCAGTACATACATATGTAGCAACAGCAGAGGTAATAGCTTTATTACAATTAGATCCCGTTTTTGTTGATGTTGATCCTGAGTTATTTACTATTGATGTAAAACAAATGGAATCTAAAATCACTTCAAAAACAAAAGCTATCGTTCCTGTTCATTTATATGGACAATGTGCAGATATGGAAGCGATTATGAAGATTGCTAATAAGCATAATTTATTTGTTATTGAGGACACTGCACAAGCAATTGGTGCGGAATATACATTTTCTGATGGTTCAGTAAAAAAAGCAGGCACGATTGGTCATATAGGTTGTACATCTTTCTTTCCATCAAAAAACTTAGGTTGTTATGGTGATGGTGGAGCCATGTTAATTAATGATGAAAAATTAGCAAATACTGCAAGAATGATTGCAAGTCATGGACAATCAATTAAGTATCATCATGATATAGTGGGTTGCAACTCAAGGTTAGATACTTTGCAAGCAGCAGTATTAAGAGTTAAATTACCTCATTTAGATACCTATAATAAAAACCGACAAAAAGTAGCAAATAAGTACAATAAAGCTTTTGCTCAAGTTCAAGAAATTGAGACTCCCCAAAATGCTGAAAATTCAACTCATGTTTATCATCAATATACATTAAAAGTAAATAATGTTGATAGAGATCAGTTGAAAGAGAAACTTCAAGAGAAAGGAGTACCATCTATGATTTATTACCCTGTACCATTACATTTTCAGAAAGCATATTGTAAGTCTGAATTTAATGAAGGTAGTTTCCCTGTAACAGAACAACTTTCAAAAGTGGTATTATCATTACCTATACACACTGAAATGCAGGAAAATCAACAAGATTATATTATTCAAAGTGTTTTAGAATCAATAAATGAATTAGCATAA
- a CDS encoding acyltransferase: protein MEGEFFAHETAVIDEGCVIEKGSKIWHFSHIMSNCKIGENCNIGQNVVVSPEVELGQNVKVQNNVSIYSGVTCDDDVFLGPSMVFTNVTNPRSTVNRRGQYSKTHVGKGASIGANATIVCGHDIGNYAFIGAGAVVTKTIPAYALVVGNPAKQIGWMSEYGHRLEFDNNGLAICEESKETYKFENNQVTKL from the coding sequence ATGGAAGGAGAATTCTTTGCACATGAAACTGCAGTTATAGATGAGGGTTGTGTGATTGAAAAAGGCTCAAAGATTTGGCATTTTTCTCATATTATGTCCAATTGTAAAATTGGAGAGAACTGTAATATTGGCCAGAATGTAGTTGTATCTCCTGAAGTAGAACTTGGTCAGAATGTAAAAGTTCAAAATAATGTGTCAATTTACTCAGGAGTAACTTGTGATGATGATGTTTTTTTAGGTCCATCTATGGTTTTCACTAATGTGACAAATCCGCGAAGTACAGTAAATAGAAGAGGACAATATTCTAAAACACATGTAGGTAAAGGTGCTTCAATAGGAGCTAATGCAACTATAGTTTGTGGACATGATATTGGTAACTATGCTTTCATTGGGGCAGGTGCTGTAGTAACTAAGACAATTCCTGCTTATGCATTAGTTGTAGGGAATCCTGCTAAGCAAATAGGGTGGATGAGTGAATATGGACATCGGCTTGAATTTGATAATAATGGTTTAGCGATTTGTGAAGAATCAAAAGAAACCTATAAATTTGAAAATAACCAAGTTACTAAATTATAA
- a CDS encoding Gfo/Idh/MocA family protein, with the protein MKNFALIGAAGYIAPRHMKAIKETNNDLIAAYDKFDSVGIIDSYFPHADFFVEFERFDRHVEKLKYEKNIQLDYVSICTPNYLHDAHIRMALRRGADAICEKPLVLNPWNIDALGNIEKETGQRIWNILQLRVHPSIIALKEKIANGPKDKIYDVDLTYLTSRGNWYYTSWKGDVSKSGGIATNIGVHFYDMLSWVFGDVKENKVHVHTHDRAAGYLEFERARVRWFLSINEDVLPDEIKAKGQRTYRSITIEGEELEFSGGFTDLHTTSYEEIVKGNGYGIEECRQAIEIVHNIRHAEVVGLQGEYHPFAKKELIKHPFSV; encoded by the coding sequence ATGAAAAATTTTGCACTAATTGGGGCTGCTGGATATATAGCACCAAGACACATGAAAGCAATTAAAGAGACAAATAATGATTTAATTGCTGCTTATGATAAATTTGATAGTGTAGGTATCATTGATAGCTATTTTCCACATGCAGATTTTTTTGTTGAATTTGAAAGGTTTGATAGACATGTAGAGAAACTGAAATATGAAAAGAATATTCAGTTAGATTATGTTTCAATTTGTACTCCAAATTATTTACATGATGCACATATTCGTATGGCCTTAAGAAGAGGTGCTGATGCTATATGTGAAAAACCACTTGTATTAAACCCTTGGAATATAGATGCTTTAGGTAATATTGAAAAAGAAACGGGGCAAAGAATATGGAATATTCTTCAGTTGAGAGTTCACCCAAGCATTATTGCTTTAAAAGAAAAAATAGCAAATGGACCTAAAGATAAAATCTATGATGTAGATTTAACTTATCTTACTTCAAGAGGGAATTGGTATTATACTTCATGGAAAGGTGACGTTTCAAAATCTGGAGGTATTGCGACTAATATAGGTGTACACTTTTATGATATGTTATCATGGGTTTTTGGTGATGTAAAAGAAAATAAGGTGCATGTTCATACTCATGATAGAGCTGCAGGTTATTTAGAATTTGAAAGAGCAAGAGTTCGTTGGTTCCTTTCTATTAATGAAGATGTTCTTCCTGATGAGATAAAAGCAAAAGGGCAAAGAACATATAGGTCAATTACTATTGAAGGAGAGGAGTTAGAATTCTCAGGAGGATTTACAGATCTTCACACTACCTCTTATGAAGAAATTGTAAAAGGAAATGGTTATGGTATTGAAGAATGTCGTCAAGCTATTGAAATTGTTCATAATATTCGTCACGCTGAAGTAGTAGGGTTGCAAGGAGAGTATCATCCTTTTGCGAAGAAAGAATTAATTAAACATCCCTTTTCAGTGTAA
- a CDS encoding lipopolysaccharide biosynthesis protein has product MKNIILLTGSSFLVQLIPFLISPILSRFYSPEDFGELGLFNQSVSILVIFFTLSFEQAIVIVKKNETAINLIKGIYSISLIGLLLVISSLIILKTFSISVQFDTLSNDFIIYLPFSVFLYSLILCSTNLSNRFKEYRFLSILKLVQVITTNSLYLLNFLSLITGRLFGLLAAGIFSFAYFIKKKSGFELSNKKISQSLSSNVNFAKYTSIHSLANTIVGSLPMFLLSSYYSLSIVGYYSFTFTMMFVPVQLIAASIGGVLKQDFSQKYYKGTLELTKVYKFYKKLVLLLVIPSIIFLIYSPQIFSLIFSEKWFESGEIARFLFPWVLSILFTSPISFLPQLFNRQKQALFIEIITSIIKSITLFVCCEILLEYELTILLFSIVATLSVLTNLIWYFWLIKYKKIDK; this is encoded by the coding sequence ATGAAAAATATCATCTTATTGACAGGGAGCTCTTTTCTCGTTCAGCTTATTCCGTTTTTGATTAGCCCTATTTTATCAAGGTTTTATTCACCTGAAGATTTTGGAGAATTAGGTTTATTCAATCAATCTGTATCTATCTTAGTAATATTTTTTACTTTGAGTTTTGAACAAGCAATTGTTATTGTAAAAAAAAATGAAACAGCAATCAATTTAATTAAAGGAATTTATAGTATTTCTTTAATAGGTTTGCTACTAGTAATTTCAAGTTTAATAATACTTAAAACATTTAGTATTTCGGTTCAATTTGATACTTTATCTAATGATTTTATTATTTATTTACCATTTTCAGTTTTCCTTTACTCTTTAATTTTATGTTCTACAAATTTATCAAATAGATTCAAAGAATATAGGTTTCTTTCAATTCTAAAATTAGTCCAAGTTATTACAACTAATAGTCTATATTTATTGAACTTTTTAAGTTTGATTACTGGGCGTCTCTTTGGTTTACTAGCTGCAGGTATTTTCTCATTTGCATACTTTATCAAAAAAAAATCAGGGTTTGAGCTGTCAAATAAAAAAATATCTCAATCTCTTAGTTCTAATGTTAACTTCGCTAAATATACATCAATCCATTCTTTAGCAAACACAATAGTAGGGAGTTTACCTATGTTTTTGTTAAGTAGTTATTATTCTCTCTCGATTGTAGGGTATTATTCATTTACGTTTACAATGATGTTTGTTCCTGTACAATTGATTGCTGCATCAATTGGGGGTGTATTAAAGCAAGATTTTTCTCAGAAATATTATAAAGGGACTCTTGAATTGACAAAAGTATACAAATTTTACAAAAAATTAGTACTTCTACTTGTTATTCCTTCAATAATTTTTTTAATATATTCACCACAAATATTTAGTTTAATTTTTAGTGAAAAATGGTTTGAATCAGGTGAAATAGCAAGATTTCTTTTTCCCTGGGTTTTAAGTATATTATTTACATCTCCAATATCTTTTCTACCACAATTATTTAACAGGCAAAAACAAGCGTTATTTATTGAAATAATAACATCTATAATTAAATCAATTACATTATTTGTTTGCTGTGAAATATTGTTAGAGTATGAGTTAACAATTTTATTATTTTCAATAGTTGCTACTTTGTCGGTTTTAACTAATTTAATTTGGTATTTTTGGCTAATTAAATATAAAAAAATAGATAAGTGA
- a CDS encoding glycosyltransferase, with product MRVLVIPSWYPPNGGQFFKNQILALKQECSNLEVDVIYCQDDSLRGFSILKLLENNSFKIHKKDEDGILTYRIKSWSLPFFEKISSKLWCIKMFFLFKEYVKDTGFPDLIHVHSSLWGGEVAYNIKTKYNIPYVITEHRGRFIYNNSLSMSMFKPWYDKRLKKIFENASFTIPVGSNMSKKISNYIEKGSNTTIVPIPNQVDVSKFNIDYEIKKYEEFTFISIAYLVEVKRFDILISAFNNFQLKYPKSKLVIIGSGPLESKLKTQVDELNIHSKVVFLGYKNPFEINYYLNRSHAFALASSVEAQGVVTVEAMCTGLPVLGTDTLSPENIPNGTGVTVKSEDINAFTNGMINIYENYSHYNKEKIRDIAVSTFSEKVIASRIFEIYKKTLSH from the coding sequence ATGAGAGTTCTTGTAATACCATCATGGTATCCTCCAAATGGTGGACAATTTTTCAAAAATCAGATTTTAGCATTAAAGCAAGAATGCTCTAATCTGGAGGTAGATGTCATTTATTGTCAAGACGATTCTTTAAGGGGATTTTCAATTTTAAAACTATTAGAAAATAATAGTTTTAAAATTCATAAAAAAGATGAAGATGGGATATTAACATATAGAATAAAATCATGGAGTTTGCCTTTTTTTGAAAAAATATCAAGTAAGTTATGGTGTATCAAGATGTTTTTTTTATTTAAAGAATATGTAAAAGATACTGGTTTTCCTGATTTAATTCATGTACATAGTTCTCTATGGGGAGGTGAAGTTGCTTATAATATCAAAACAAAATACAATATTCCTTATGTTATAACAGAACATAGGGGGCGATTCATTTACAATAATTCATTATCAATGAGTATGTTTAAACCTTGGTACGATAAACGATTAAAGAAAATTTTTGAAAATGCATCTTTTACTATACCAGTAGGTTCAAATATGTCCAAAAAAATTTCTAATTATATTGAAAAAGGGAGTAATACTACTATTGTTCCCATACCAAACCAAGTAGATGTAAGTAAATTTAATATTGATTATGAAATTAAGAAATATGAAGAATTTACATTTATTTCAATAGCATACTTAGTTGAAGTTAAAAGGTTTGACATACTGATTTCAGCTTTCAATAACTTTCAATTAAAATATCCAAAATCAAAATTAGTAATAATAGGTAGTGGACCACTTGAGTCAAAACTCAAAACTCAAGTTGATGAGTTAAATATACACAGTAAAGTTGTTTTTTTAGGATACAAAAACCCTTTTGAAATTAATTACTATTTAAATAGATCTCATGCTTTTGCTCTTGCAAGTTCTGTAGAAGCTCAAGGTGTAGTAACAGTTGAAGCAATGTGTACTGGGTTACCAGTTTTAGGAACAGATACATTATCACCTGAAAATATTCCAAATGGGACTGGAGTAACAGTAAAATCCGAAGATATAAATGCTTTTACTAATGGTATGATTAATATTTACGAAAATTATTCTCATTATAATAAAGAGAAAATTAGAGACATAGCTGTTAGTACCTTTTCTGAAAAGGTAATTGCTTCACGAATTTTTGAAATTTATAAAAAAACATTAAGTCATTGA